A window of the Streptomyces sp. NBC_00250 genome harbors these coding sequences:
- the rpsQ gene encoding 30S ribosomal protein S17: protein MSESNVTEKTERNARKVREGLVVSDKMDKTVVVAVEDRVKHALYGKVIRRTNKLKAHDEQNAAGIGDRVLLMETRKLSATKHWRVIEILEKAK, encoded by the coding sequence ATGAGCGAGAGCAACGTGACTGAGAAGACCGAGCGCAACGCTCGCAAGGTCCGCGAGGGCCTGGTCGTCAGCGACAAGATGGACAAGACCGTCGTCGTCGCTGTCGAGGACCGCGTCAAGCACGCGCTGTACGGCAAGGTCATCCGCCGTACGAACAAGCTCAAGGCTCATGACGAGCAGAACGCTGCCGGCATCGGCGACCGCGTCCTCCTGATGGAGACCCGGAAGCTGTCCGCCACGAAGCACTGGCGCGTCATCGAGATCCTCGAGAAGGCCAAGTAA
- the rpmC gene encoding 50S ribosomal protein L29, whose product MSAGTKASELRELGNEELLNKLREAKEELFNLRFQAATGQLENHGRLKSVRKDIARIYTLMRERELGIETVENA is encoded by the coding sequence ATGTCGGCCGGTACCAAGGCGTCCGAGCTGCGCGAGCTGGGCAACGAGGAGCTTCTCAACAAGCTCCGCGAGGCCAAGGAAGAGCTGTTCAACCTCCGCTTCCAGGCGGCGACGGGTCAGCTCGAGAACCACGGCCGGCTCAAGTCCGTCCGTAAGGACATCGCCCGGATCTACACCCTGATGCGTGAGCGCGAGCTGGGCATCGAGACGGTGGAGAACGCCTGA
- the rplP gene encoding 50S ribosomal protein L16 has protein sequence MLIPRRVKHRKQHHPKRSGMSKGGTQVAFGEYGIQALTPAYVTNRQIEAARIAMTRHIKRGGKVWINIYPDRPLTKKPAETRMGSGKGSPEWWIANVKPGRVMFELSYPNEKIAREALTRAAHKLPMKCKIVKREAGEL, from the coding sequence ATGCTGATCCCCCGTAGGGTCAAGCACCGCAAGCAGCACCACCCCAAGCGCTCGGGTATGAGCAAGGGTGGTACGCAGGTTGCGTTCGGCGAGTACGGCATTCAGGCCCTCACGCCGGCGTACGTGACGAACCGCCAGATCGAGGCTGCTCGTATCGCGATGACCCGCCACATCAAGCGTGGCGGCAAGGTCTGGATCAACATCTACCCGGACCGCCCCCTGACGAAGAAGCCTGCCGAGACCCGCATGGGTTCCGGTAAGGGTTCTCCGGAGTGGTGGATCGCGAACGTCAAGCCGGGTCGGGTGATGTTCGAACTGTCCTACCCGAACGAGAAGATCGCGCGCGAGGCCCTGACCCGTGCGGCCCACAAGCTGCCGATGAAGTGCAAGATCGTTAAGCGCGAAGCAGGTGAGCTGTGA
- the rpsC gene encoding 30S ribosomal protein S3 — MGQKVNPHGFRLGITTDFKSRWYADKLYKDYVKEDVAIRRMMTSGMERAGISKVEIERTRDRVRVDIHTARPGIVIGRRGAEADRIRGDLEKLTGKQVQLNILEVKNPEMDAQLVAQAVAEQLSSRVSFRRAMRKSMQGTMKAGAKGIKIQCGGRLGGAEMSRSEFYREGRVPLHTLRANVDYGFFEAKTTFGRIGVKVWIYKGDVKNIAEVRAENAAARAGNRPARGAGAGDRPAGRGGRGGERGGRGRKPQQQSAPAAEAPKADAPAAAAAPAESTGTEA, encoded by the coding sequence ATGGGCCAGAAGGTTAACCCGCATGGGTTCCGGCTCGGCATCACCACGGACTTCAAGTCCCGTTGGTACGCCGACAAGCTGTACAAGGACTACGTCAAGGAAGACGTCGCCATCCGTCGGATGATGACGTCCGGCATGGAGCGCGCCGGCATCTCGAAGGTTGAGATCGAGCGCACCCGTGACCGCGTGCGGGTGGACATCCACACCGCGCGTCCCGGCATCGTCATCGGCCGCCGTGGCGCCGAGGCCGACCGCATCCGCGGTGACCTCGAGAAGCTCACGGGCAAGCAGGTCCAGCTGAACATCCTCGAGGTCAAGAACCCCGAGATGGACGCTCAGCTGGTTGCTCAGGCCGTTGCCGAGCAGCTCTCCTCCCGCGTCTCCTTCCGTCGCGCCATGCGTAAGAGCATGCAGGGCACGATGAAGGCCGGCGCCAAGGGCATCAAGATCCAGTGTGGCGGTCGTCTCGGCGGCGCCGAGATGTCCCGCTCGGAGTTCTACCGCGAGGGTCGTGTGCCGCTGCACACGCTCCGCGCGAACGTGGACTACGGCTTCTTCGAGGCCAAGACGACCTTCGGTCGCATTGGCGTCAAGGTCTGGATCTACAAGGGCGACGTCAAGAACATCGCCGAGGTCCGCGCCGAGAACGCTGCGGCCCGTGCGGGTAACCGCCCGGCCCGTGGCGCCGGCGCTGGCGACCGCCCGGCCGGCCGTGGTGGCCGCGGTGGCGAGCGTGGCGGCCGCGGCCGCAAGCCGCAGCAGCAGTCCGCGCCGGCTGCCGAGGCCCCCAAGGCCGACGCTCCCGCCGCCGCTGCCGCTCCGGCTGAGAGCACCGGAACGGAGGCCTGA
- the rplV gene encoding 50S ribosomal protein L22: MEARAQARYIRVTPMKARRVVDLIRGMDATEAQAVLRFAPQAASVPVGKVLDSAIANAAHNYDHTDASSLIISEAFVDEGPTLKRFRPRAQGRAYRIRKRTSHITVVVSSKEGTR; this comes from the coding sequence ATGGAAGCCAGGGCCCAGGCGCGGTACATCCGCGTCACGCCCATGAAGGCCCGCCGAGTGGTGGACCTTATCCGTGGCATGGACGCCACGGAGGCTCAGGCGGTCCTGCGTTTCGCCCCGCAGGCCGCGAGCGTGCCGGTTGGCAAGGTGCTGGACAGCGCCATTGCCAACGCTGCACACAACTACGACCACACGGACGCCTCTTCGCTGATCATCAGCGAGGCGTTTGTGGATGAGGGCCCGACCCTGAAGCGGTTCCGTCCGCGTGCCCAGGGCCGTGCCTACCGGATCCGTAAGCGGACCAGCCACATCACCGTGGTCGTCAGCAGCAAGGAAGGAACCCGGTAA
- the rpsS gene encoding 30S ribosomal protein S19: protein MPRSLKKGPFVDGHLVKKVDVQNEAGTKNVIKTWSRRSMIIPAMLGHTIAVHNGKTHIPVFVTESMVGHKLGEFSPTRTFRGHVKDDRKSKRR from the coding sequence ATGCCGCGCAGTCTCAAGAAGGGACCCTTCGTCGACGGACACCTCGTAAAGAAGGTGGACGTACAGAACGAAGCCGGTACCAAGAACGTCATCAAGACCTGGTCCCGTCGCTCGATGATCATCCCGGCCATGCTCGGCCACACGATCGCGGTGCACAACGGCAAGACCCACATTCCGGTGTTTGTCACCGAGTCGATGGTCGGCCACAAGCTCGGCGAGTTCTCGCCGACGCGCACCTTCCGGGGTCACGTGAAGGACGACCGGAAGTCGAAGCGCCGCTAG
- the rplB gene encoding 50S ribosomal protein L2 — translation MGIRKYKPTTPGRRGSSVADFVEITRSTPEKSLVRPLHSKGGRNNTGRITVRHQGGGHKRAYRVIDFRRHDKDGVPAKVAHIEYDPNRTARIALLHYVDGEKRYIIAPKGLTQGDRVENGPGADIKPGNNLALRNIPVGTTIHAIEIRPGGGAKFARSAGASVQLLAKEGTMAHLRMPSGEIRLVDARCRATIGEVGNAEQSNINWGKAGRKRWLGVRPTVRGVAMNPVDHPHGGGEGKTSGGRHPVSPWGQKEGRTRSPKKASSKYIVRRRKTNKKR, via the coding sequence ATGGGAATCCGCAAGTACAAGCCGACTACGCCGGGCCGTCGTGGCTCCTCCGTAGCCGACTTCGTCGAGATCACGCGGTCCACGCCGGAGAAGTCGCTGGTTCGCCCCCTGCACAGCAAGGGCGGCCGTAACAACACCGGTCGGATCACCGTTCGCCACCAGGGTGGTGGACACAAGCGCGCCTACCGTGTGATCGACTTCCGTCGTCACGACAAGGACGGCGTGCCGGCCAAGGTCGCGCACATCGAGTACGACCCGAACCGCACGGCGCGCATCGCGCTGCTCCACTACGTGGACGGCGAGAAGCGCTACATCATCGCCCCCAAGGGTCTGACGCAGGGTGACCGCGTCGAGAACGGCCCCGGCGCGGACATCAAGCCCGGCAACAACCTGGCGCTCCGCAACATCCCGGTCGGTACCACGATCCACGCGATCGAGATCCGTCCCGGTGGCGGCGCCAAGTTCGCCCGCTCCGCTGGTGCCTCCGTGCAGCTGCTGGCGAAGGAGGGCACGATGGCCCACCTTCGTATGCCGTCCGGTGAGATCCGTCTCGTCGACGCGCGCTGCCGCGCCACGATCGGCGAGGTCGGCAACGCCGAGCAGTCGAACATCAACTGGGGCAAGGCCGGCCGCAAGCGCTGGCTCGGCGTCCGCCCGACCGTCCGCGGTGTGGCGATGAACCCGGTTGACCACCCGCACGGTGGTGGTGAGGGTAAGACCTCCGGTGGTCGCCACCCGGTCTCCCCGTGGGGTCAGAAGGAGGGTCGTACTCGCTCGCCGAAGAAGGCTTCGAGCAAGTACATCGTCCGCCGCCGCAAGACGAACAAGAAGCGCTAG
- the rplW gene encoding 50S ribosomal protein L23, which translates to MTEAVVTSKTFSDPRDILIKPVVSEKSYALLDENKYTFIVAPGSNKTQIKQAVEAVFSVKVTGVNTINRQGKRKRTKAGFGKRKDTKRAIVTLAEGNRIDIFGGPTA; encoded by the coding sequence ATGACTGAGGCCGTCGTCACCAGCAAGACCTTCTCGGACCCGCGCGACATCCTGATCAAGCCGGTCGTCTCGGAGAAGAGCTACGCCCTGCTGGACGAGAACAAGTACACGTTCATCGTCGCGCCTGGCTCCAACAAGACCCAGATCAAGCAGGCCGTCGAGGCGGTCTTCTCGGTCAAGGTCACCGGGGTCAACACGATCAACCGCCAGGGTAAGCGCAAGCGCACCAAGGCCGGTTTCGGCAAGCGCAAGGACACCAAGCGCGCCATCGTGACCCTTGCTGAGGGCAACCGTATCGACATCTTCGGCGGTCCGACCGCCTAA
- the rplD gene encoding 50S ribosomal protein L4, whose translation MSTIDILSPAGDKTGTVELPEEIFGAKVSVPLIHQVVVAQLAAARQGTHKTKRRGEVRGGGKKPYRQKGTGRARQGSTRAPQFVGGGVVHGPQPRDYSQRTPKKMKVAALRGALSDRATHSRIHVVTGVVEGDISTKAAKTLFGKISERKNLLLVVERSDEAAWLSARNLPQVHILEPGQLNTYDVIVSDDVVFTKAALESFVSGPQTAETEGSDA comes from the coding sequence ATGAGCACCATTGACATCCTTTCGCCGGCAGGCGACAAGACCGGGACCGTCGAGCTCCCCGAGGAGATCTTCGGCGCCAAGGTCAGCGTTCCGCTGATCCACCAGGTCGTCGTCGCGCAGCTGGCCGCGGCCCGTCAGGGCACGCACAAGACCAAGCGTCGTGGCGAAGTCCGTGGTGGTGGCAAGAAGCCTTACCGCCAGAAGGGCACCGGCCGCGCTCGCCAGGGTTCGACCCGCGCCCCGCAGTTCGTCGGCGGTGGCGTCGTTCACGGCCCCCAGCCGCGTGACTACTCGCAGCGGACCCCCAAGAAGATGAAGGTCGCCGCCCTCCGCGGTGCCCTCTCGGACCGGGCCACCCACTCCCGCATCCACGTCGTGACCGGCGTGGTCGAGGGTGACATCTCCACCAAGGCCGCGAAGACGCTGTTCGGCAAGATCTCGGAGCGCAAGAACCTGCTCCTGGTCGTCGAGCGCTCCGACGAGGCCGCGTGGCTGTCCGCTCGTAACCTGCCCCAGGTGCACATCCTGGAGCCGGGCCAGCTCAACACGTACGACGTGATCGTCTCCGACGACGTGGTCTTCACCAAGGCCGCCCTCGAGTCCTTCGTGTCTGGCCCCCAGACCGCTGAGACCGAAGGGAGCGACGCCTGA
- the rplC gene encoding 50S ribosomal protein L3 yields MAKNIKGILGEKLGMTQVWDENNRVVPVTVVKAGPNVVTQVRTNDVDGYESVQIAFGEIDPRKVNKPLKGHFAKADVTPRRHLVELRTADASEYTLGQEITAELFEAGVKVDVTGKSKGKGFAGVMKRHNFRGGKASHGAHRVHRKPGSIGGCATPGRVFKGMKMAGRMGNERVTTQNLTVHAVDAEKGLLLIKGAVPGPNGGLVLVRTAAKGV; encoded by the coding sequence ATGGCTAAGAACATCAAGGGCATCCTGGGCGAGAAGCTCGGCATGACGCAGGTCTGGGACGAGAACAACCGGGTCGTCCCGGTGACCGTCGTCAAGGCCGGCCCCAATGTCGTGACCCAGGTGCGTACGAACGACGTCGACGGCTACGAGTCGGTCCAGATCGCCTTCGGCGAGATCGACCCTCGCAAGGTGAACAAGCCCCTCAAGGGTCACTTCGCCAAGGCTGACGTCACCCCGCGCCGCCACCTGGTGGAGCTCCGCACCGCTGACGCCTCCGAGTACACGCTCGGCCAGGAGATCACCGCCGAGCTCTTCGAGGCCGGCGTGAAGGTCGACGTCACCGGTAAGAGCAAGGGCAAGGGCTTCGCCGGTGTCATGAAGCGCCACAACTTCCGTGGTGGCAAGGCGTCGCACGGTGCCCACCGCGTGCACCGTAAGCCCGGCTCCATCGGTGGCTGTGCCACCCCGGGTCGTGTCTTCAAGGGCATGAAGATGGCCGGTCGCATGGGCAACGAGCGTGTGACCACCCAGAACCTGACCGTCCACGCCGTTGACGCCGAGAAGGGTCTGCTGCTCATCAAGGGCGCCGTCCCCGGCCCTAACGGTGGCCTCGTCCTGGTCCGCACTGCGGCCAAGGGGGTTTGA
- the rpsJ gene encoding 30S ribosomal protein S10: protein MAGQKIRIRLKAYDHEVIDSSAKKIVETVTRTGASVAGPVPLPTEKNVYCVIKSPHKYKDSREHFEMRTHKRLIDILDPTPKTVDSLMRLDLPAGVDIEIKL from the coding sequence ATGGCGGGACAGAAGATCCGCATCCGGCTCAAGGCCTACGACCACGAGGTCATCGACTCCTCGGCGAAGAAGATCGTCGAGACGGTGACCCGCACTGGTGCGTCGGTCGCGGGCCCGGTGCCGCTGCCCACTGAGAAGAACGTGTACTGCGTCATCAAGTCGCCGCACAAGTACAAGGACTCGCGCGAGCACTTCGAGATGCGCACGCACAAGCGCCTCATCGACATCCTCGACCCCACGCCGAAGACGGTTGACTCGCTCATGCGTCTCGACCTCCCGGCGGGCGTTGACATCGAGATCAAGCTCTGA
- a CDS encoding RNA polymerase sigma factor: protein MSGPTDIEDLLRTYAPQVLGVLVRRYGSFDTCEDAVQEALIAAARQWPGEGVPDNPRGWLVTVASRKLVDQVRSEAARRRREDALALATPASELLAHAADEEEPGADRDDSLALLFLCCHPDLSPPSRIALTLRAVGGLTTAQIAAAFLVPESTMAQRISRAKQTIKAAGGSLTLPPEDRTARLAEVRHVLYLVFNEGYTASGGDELTAPELSTEAIRLARLLHRLVPEDTETAGLLALMLLTDARRPARTGPHGELVPLAEQDRGRWDGRLVAEGVTLISRTLPRGQVGPYQLQAAIAAVHDEAETAEATDWPQILALYELLERTGPNPMITLNRAVAVAMVHGPAAGLALLDELARDKRTARHHRLLATRAHLLELLGDPETAAEVYREAARRTTSAPERRHLTERARRLG from the coding sequence GTGAGCGGCCCCACCGACATCGAGGACCTGCTGCGCACGTACGCGCCGCAGGTCCTCGGCGTGCTCGTCCGCCGGTACGGCAGCTTCGACACCTGCGAGGACGCCGTCCAGGAGGCCCTGATCGCCGCCGCCCGGCAGTGGCCCGGGGAAGGCGTCCCGGACAACCCGCGCGGCTGGCTGGTCACCGTCGCCTCCCGCAAGCTCGTCGACCAGGTCCGCAGCGAGGCCGCGCGGCGCCGCCGCGAGGACGCTCTCGCCCTCGCCACCCCCGCCTCGGAACTCCTCGCGCACGCCGCCGACGAGGAGGAGCCGGGCGCCGACCGGGACGACTCGCTCGCCCTGCTCTTCCTCTGCTGTCACCCGGACCTCTCCCCGCCCAGCCGCATCGCGCTCACCCTGCGCGCGGTCGGCGGCCTCACCACCGCGCAGATCGCCGCCGCCTTCCTCGTCCCCGAGTCGACGATGGCGCAGCGCATCAGCCGGGCCAAGCAGACGATCAAGGCGGCGGGCGGGTCGCTCACGCTGCCCCCGGAGGACCGCACGGCCCGTCTCGCCGAGGTCCGGCACGTGCTCTACCTCGTCTTCAACGAGGGCTACACGGCCAGCGGCGGCGACGAGCTCACCGCGCCCGAGCTGTCCACGGAGGCGATCCGGCTGGCGCGGCTGCTCCACCGACTGGTGCCCGAGGACACCGAGACGGCGGGCCTGCTGGCCCTGATGCTGCTCACCGACGCCCGCAGGCCGGCCCGGACGGGACCGCACGGAGAGCTGGTGCCGCTCGCGGAGCAGGACCGGGGGAGGTGGGACGGCAGGCTCGTCGCGGAGGGCGTCACGCTGATCAGCCGCACTCTGCCCCGGGGCCAGGTGGGCCCTTACCAGCTCCAGGCGGCGATCGCGGCCGTCCACGACGAGGCGGAGACCGCCGAGGCCACCGACTGGCCGCAGATCCTCGCGCTCTACGAGCTCCTGGAGCGGACCGGGCCGAACCCGATGATCACCCTCAACCGCGCGGTGGCCGTCGCGATGGTCCACGGACCGGCGGCCGGTCTCGCCCTCCTGGACGAGCTCGCGCGGGACAAGAGGACGGCCCGGCACCACCGGCTGCTGGCCACCCGGGCCCATCTGCTCGAACTCCTCGGCGACCCGGAGACGGCGGCGGAGGTCTACCGGGAGGCGGCACGCCGTACGACCAGCGCCCCCGAGCGTCGTCATCTCACCGAGCGGGCACGGCGCTTGGGATGA
- a CDS encoding YciI family protein — MKYVAMIYGNQAKWDSFPAEAWPEAIARQDAFNRKYRESGELIGAYGLADAAAAQLVRREGGAPAVTDGPYLETKEYLASFYLLDCDSLERAQQIAADMPFADVDPVELWPVLHESAADV; from the coding sequence ATGAAGTACGTCGCGATGATCTACGGCAACCAGGCCAAGTGGGACTCCTTCCCGGCCGAGGCCTGGCCCGAGGCGATCGCCCGCCAGGACGCCTTCAACCGGAAGTACCGGGAGAGCGGTGAGCTGATCGGCGCGTACGGACTCGCCGACGCGGCCGCCGCCCAGCTCGTACGCCGTGAGGGCGGCGCCCCCGCGGTCACCGACGGCCCCTACCTGGAGACCAAGGAGTACCTGGCCAGCTTCTACCTGCTCGACTGCGACAGCCTGGAGCGGGCCCAGCAGATCGCCGCGGACATGCCCTTCGCGGACGTCGACCCCGTCGAGCTGTGGCCGGTCCTGCACGAGTCCGCGGCGGACGTGTGA